The Polypterus senegalus isolate Bchr_013 chromosome 9, ASM1683550v1, whole genome shotgun sequence genome includes a window with the following:
- the LOC120535855 gene encoding uncharacterized protein LOC120535855 — MKHGTVLCIHTIHTDSCVSATEDEARSVEHADSSQGSEMSTPCPQTASTAPRCGDLSTPRSRHAAGGCPMDGYRSRSRGRSSRGYRHRSRSRHSGSRHTDRSRSRHGGSRQTDRSRSRHGGSRHTDRHDGSHRTDAYRCDERSRHSDLTSPPYDGPRHDAVTDLKWTFPLPTDVFQKKVLTLLFDLHNQYKKAEPASSAVHILRMETMVDFEAEEQRLCDAQAFDTLVLQIARIGGKNTKDCVHKVLDRYVSTYSMNCGWMGALLELFYSGCGPACFHLPFFLLNPFVPLDKFIAFQFFMKF; from the exons ATGAAGCATGGTACTGTCTTGTGTATACACACAATTCACACTGATTCATGTGTTTCAGCCACTGAAGATGAAGCCAGGTCTGTGGAGCATGCGGACAGTTCTCAGGGCAGTGAAATGTCCACTCCTT gCCCTCAAACTGCAAGCACAGCACCTCGGTGTGGAGATCTGTCGACACCTA GATCTCGACATGCAGCAGGAGGTTGTCCCATGGATGGCTATCGCTCTAG GTCCAGAGGTAGGTCCAGCAGAGGATACAGACACAGGTCCAGATCACGGCACAGTGGTTCGAGGCACACGGACAGATCCAGGTCACGGCACGGTGGTTCGAGGCAGACGGACAGGTCCAGGTCACGGCACGGTGGTTCGAGGCACACGGACAGACATGACGGGTCACACCGTACTGATGCCTACCGATGTGATGAAAGATCCCGGCACAGTGATCTTACCAGCCCCCCCTATGACGGGCCAAGGCATG ATGCAGTGACAGATCTAAAATGGACATTCCCATTGCCTACGGATG tgtttcagAAAAAGGTCTTAACCCTGCTGTTTGACCTGCACAATCAGTACAAAAAAGCAGAACCTGCCTCTTCAGCCGTGCACATTTTGAGGATGGAGACTATGGTGGATTTTGAGGCAGAGGAGCAACGCCTCTGTGATGCGCAAGCTTTTGATACCCTG GTGCTGCAAATTGCACGTATTGGAGGGAAGAACACCAAGGATTGTGTCCACAAAGTCCTTGACCGGTATGTgtctacatacagtatgaattGTGGGTGGATGGGTGCTCTGCTTGAACTTTTTTATTCTGGGTGTGGACCAGCatgttttcatttgccttttttcttgcTTAACCCTTTTGTGCCCCTTGATAAATTtattgcatttcagttttttatgaaattttga